The Hippoglossus stenolepis isolate QCI-W04-F060 chromosome 12, HSTE1.2, whole genome shotgun sequence genome segment TTGCCAAAGGATTGAGCTTGTTTTTATAAACTATGTGTATATTCCTGTTATTTATATGAGCTTTGTTTTCTAAACATTTTTGATTTGGAAAtatgttacttattattattcaatatCTCCCTCAGCATTGCATGTGATCACATTTAGTTGTTAAGGTTTTTGATAATTGCATTACTTAAccataacattttaaaagcttaGTCAATTGTGTGAGTGAAAGTAattgttgatttttttgttcattaaatAACTCAAAATATTCATTATGCTTGTGAGCCTTTCCTAAtatacaaaaggaaaataatgaaactgaTGCCTTGTTGGTTTGTATCTGAAGTAAATAGATGTATGAAAATGAATAAGGGGCTTTACAACACTTCATTGTAAATATCTGTAATTTCCCAATACATTCCTAAACATGTCCTTCGACAAAATATGGAATAATTAGGAAATCTTGTTGAATAAAAGCTCAATTCAAAGCCAAGCAGGTATCCTTTTCTTCACTTGACATAACGGGAATTCTACCATTCTGCCTATAATTGTTGTGATGCCTTGGGCAGTTAAACATGTGTACTAAGTGAACACTCACTGTTGTCGCTATAATTCTAGAATTGAAGTTTCTCTAAGACCTTCCCGGGAATTATTAAGTGAAGctgataaaaaaagattaaagtttTATCAGATTCCATCTGAAAAAGATGTCTGTGTATATGAAAAGTATTTCACAGAAATGTTCCTTTAAGTTTGATGTTGCagcttaatttgtttttaaagatgataACGGCATTCACAGAattttgacatttatttcataGTGAAAGAACAAGTAcaatacagacattttatttcttcaaaataaaagagagcaATAAAAGTTCgaactgtagtttttgttttatcaaattcaacaaaaattatatttttgtagATTATTTTCAAGATTCTGAGATCTATGAAAGAAATATTACACTTCCTGATCTATCATATGTTCTCCATCCCACTGGAGACAATAATAGCACAACAGTAAATGAGACAAAACCAGAGCAGTTATTAGTCGTGGTTGTGAAGAACATCCTGCTGACACGGGCTGTAGGTTGTATGGGTGTATCACAAAATAttccataaaaaataaatactctgCCATTGTTTTGAGCTTTGTTTGTtatacacacagatgcacattaaAAAGACTAAGGGCCCGATGTTACCCATACAAGGGCCACCAGCACAGGGCAGTAAGTCTTGGGCACACAAACTCTGCAGACGTCCCTCTCTAAGTGCACCTGCAATGTAGGTTCAGCAGCGCAGAGTAAAAGGGCTGCTTGAAGTGAAGTACACTGCAAATCAGAAGATTTGGTGTTTAATAAAAACAGCTCTTGGCCAGTCACAATGTGAACAGGCAACAGCTACAATCTGCAGTGGCAGTTGGTTTGGATTTTAATCTATACAAtgatgatataaataaataataaacgaTGAAACTGATTCTATCGGACATTGTTTCATTGGGCTACAATGATTTTGAAAGTGAGTCTGAATCTGTGATACAAACGTACAGCAGCCTGTTGCCCCTCattattttacaaatgtaaCAAAAATCCTTTTTCATTTCCCAATTAACATTAAATCCCCAAAGtttgtttcaatatttttaCTATCTAAGGTAAGGGCTGGAATTTATATGTTTTACACAATACATGCATGTGTCATACGATTCTTTTGGTCCAATCTTTTGGTCTGTCTGCTTTACTGCCTCATTAGACAGCTGAAATTCACCATGGATATCAGTACAAAGTGTGACGACACTATTCACTAGTGGAAACATGTCAGTCGGACAGACAGGCTGTGCAAGCCGTGCAACTTGAGGTCAGGTGCTATACTTTCTACTGAGATTTTCAGTTTCCAGTTGAGGATCAAAGTTTCCACTTTTTTCTTTCGACCACAAGCCAAATTGACAAAAAATGGGGAAACATGTATCAAAgctggtgaagaagaaattCCTAAATACAACcctgacagaagaaaaaacagagacagCACAAATAAACAGAGTCAAACTGGTTAATGAGTCTGTTGCCACCGTGACGGCCAGTCCTTCTCTATCCAGCTCTGCAGCAGTCGCAGTACATCATTGCGCTGGTAGATGCGGCAAAGTTCAGTGAGCTCAGTGACTGTTTTCTGGTTGTAGCGCAGCAGGAACTCCTGGGTGGGGCTGTGGGACAAGGAGCCCTGGGTCCGGTGCTCCAGTAGGGTCAGTTCATCGTAGCTCATTCCCCAGCGACTGGCAaagtttttccagtttttgATGGTGCAGTGGTTTGGATCCAGTTTGAGCCGCAGCAAGTCCAGGAGGTCTTTGTCATTCATGAGGTCACTGATCTTGGGAGGAGGTGCTGGGCAGCAGCACTTTTCACAGTGGCTGTTTAGCA includes the following:
- the edaradd gene encoding ectodysplasin-A receptor-associated adapter protein isoform X2, with the translated sequence MGDVTASNMSSLRTCKETFDRSSSEPVEDTDTTCFVAEFSLEANYPVQVTDPHDAVTLHLSSMPSGYLGPSSDRIRQPVEDVEECSCPTSTSPDYPKELQLLNSHCEKCCCPAPPPKISDLMNDKDLLDLLRLKLDPNHCTIKNWKNFASRWGMSYDELTLLEHRTQGSLSHSPTQEFLLRYNQKTVTELTELCRIYQRNDVLRLLQSWIEKDWPSRWQQTH
- the edaradd gene encoding ectodysplasin-A receptor-associated adapter protein isoform X1, which produces MGDVTASNMSSLRTCKETFDRSSSEPVEDTDTTCFVAEFSLEANYPVQVTDPHADAVTLHLSSMPSGYLGPSSDRIRQPVEDVEECSCPTSTSPDYPKELQLLNSHCEKCCCPAPPPKISDLMNDKDLLDLLRLKLDPNHCTIKNWKNFASRWGMSYDELTLLEHRTQGSLSHSPTQEFLLRYNQKTVTELTELCRIYQRNDVLRLLQSWIEKDWPSRWQQTH